One window of Microbacterium sediminis genomic DNA carries:
- a CDS encoding cation-translocating P-type ATPase codes for MDVREMDPTLADATDVARAMDVDPERGLGAGEAARRLAEHGPNELRGTPPVPLWRRVLAQLNDPLVILLLIAAGISVVAWLIEGAHGAPVDAIVVLAVIVFNVIIGLVQEARAADAVAALAVMTRAHATVLRDGELVVIPAGELVPGDILQLAEGDQVGADARLLRSSSLRVTEASLTGESAPVEKDPATLREIVPLGDRSNMVFRGTAVNGGTARTVVTATGMDTEMGAIATMLDQTQEEATPLQREVGRVGSMLGRIVVGIAIVIMLTISIVERPDSAAEWVTVLLLGVSLAVAAVPEGLPAILSVVLALGVQRMARRNAVVKRLSSVETLGSASVICTDKTGTLTQNEMTIGRIITSSGSVELTGVGYAPVGEAWVRARDAAADHVLGDEDDQLLAEVRAVLGVGALANDAQLAEREGRWEIAGDPTEAAFLVAERKIPGLADEVHRASRVAEVPFSSERKMMSTAHRDPAGRVLVFAKGAPDILLERCTAVLVGGERVPLDDVRRDALLEDVEALSNDAYRTLGVAARLAPELEEGEPALDESAETDLVYLGVVGIIDPPRPEAKAAIAQAHAAGIRVVMITGDHPATAARIAADLGIVEPGTVAVTGRELDGLSDHDLVEVARRTSVYARVAPEHKLKIVDALQADGRIVAMTGDGVNDAPALKSADIGIAMGITGTEVTKEAAKMVLADDDFATIVKAVHEGRVIFDNIRKFLRYLLCSNMGEVLTMFFGVVLMGVIGLSDAAGEGIVVPVLAVQILWINLVTDTAPALAMGVDPEIDDVMARPPRGARDRVIDGRMWTAIVSTGLTMAVITLLTMDLWLPGGIIPGGDDSLEVARTAAFNALVLGNLFAAFNARSATSSAFRGIFANRRLWLAVLLGVALQIAVVHVPFLQVAFGTAPLDLWHWLVGVALASCVLWVEEIRKAVIRARLRARGEAVV; via the coding sequence ATGGACGTGCGGGAGATGGATCCGACCCTGGCCGATGCCACCGACGTCGCGCGCGCGATGGACGTGGATCCGGAACGCGGGCTGGGTGCCGGCGAGGCCGCGCGCCGGCTCGCCGAGCACGGGCCCAACGAGCTGCGCGGCACGCCGCCCGTGCCGCTGTGGCGCCGGGTGCTCGCGCAGCTGAACGATCCGCTCGTGATCCTGCTGCTCATCGCGGCGGGGATCTCCGTGGTGGCGTGGCTGATCGAGGGCGCGCACGGCGCCCCGGTCGACGCGATCGTCGTGCTGGCGGTGATCGTGTTCAACGTGATCATCGGCCTCGTGCAGGAGGCCAGGGCCGCCGACGCGGTGGCCGCGCTGGCGGTGATGACGCGCGCGCACGCGACCGTGCTGCGCGACGGCGAGCTCGTGGTGATCCCCGCCGGCGAGCTGGTGCCGGGCGACATCCTGCAGCTCGCCGAGGGCGACCAGGTGGGCGCCGACGCGCGGCTGCTGCGCTCGAGCTCGCTGCGGGTGACCGAGGCCTCGCTCACCGGCGAGAGCGCGCCGGTGGAGAAGGACCCGGCCACGCTGCGTGAGATCGTGCCGCTCGGCGACCGCTCCAACATGGTCTTCCGCGGCACGGCCGTCAACGGCGGCACGGCCCGCACCGTCGTCACGGCCACGGGCATGGACACCGAGATGGGCGCGATCGCCACGATGCTCGATCAGACGCAGGAGGAGGCCACTCCCCTGCAGCGCGAGGTCGGCAGGGTCGGGTCGATGCTCGGCCGGATCGTCGTGGGCATCGCGATCGTCATCATGCTCACCATCTCGATCGTCGAGCGCCCCGACAGCGCGGCCGAGTGGGTCACGGTGCTTCTGCTGGGCGTCTCGCTCGCGGTGGCGGCGGTGCCCGAGGGGCTGCCGGCGATCCTCTCGGTCGTGCTCGCCCTCGGGGTGCAGCGCATGGCGCGGCGCAACGCGGTGGTGAAGCGGCTCTCGAGCGTCGAGACGCTCGGCTCGGCATCGGTGATCTGCACCGACAAGACCGGCACCCTCACCCAGAACGAGATGACGATCGGGCGGATCATCACCTCGTCCGGATCGGTCGAGCTCACGGGCGTGGGCTACGCGCCGGTCGGCGAGGCCTGGGTGCGTGCCCGCGACGCCGCGGCCGATCACGTGCTCGGCGACGAGGACGACCAGCTGCTGGCCGAGGTGCGCGCCGTCCTCGGCGTGGGCGCGCTGGCCAACGACGCGCAGCTCGCGGAGCGCGAGGGGCGGTGGGAGATCGCGGGCGACCCGACCGAGGCGGCGTTCCTCGTGGCCGAGCGGAAGATCCCGGGCCTGGCCGACGAGGTGCACCGGGCCTCGCGCGTGGCGGAGGTGCCGTTCTCGAGCGAGCGCAAGATGATGTCGACCGCGCACCGCGATCCCGCCGGCCGCGTGCTCGTCTTCGCCAAGGGCGCGCCCGACATCCTGCTGGAGCGCTGCACCGCGGTGCTCGTCGGCGGCGAGCGCGTGCCGCTGGACGACGTGCGCCGCGACGCGCTGCTGGAGGACGTCGAGGCGCTCTCCAACGACGCCTACCGCACCCTGGGCGTGGCCGCGCGCCTGGCCCCCGAGCTCGAGGAGGGCGAGCCGGCGCTCGACGAGTCGGCCGAGACCGATCTGGTCTACCTCGGCGTGGTCGGGATCATCGATCCCCCGCGCCCCGAGGCGAAGGCCGCCATCGCGCAGGCGCACGCCGCCGGCATCCGGGTGGTGATGATCACCGGCGATCACCCCGCCACGGCCGCGCGCATCGCCGCCGACCTGGGCATCGTGGAGCCGGGCACCGTGGCCGTGACGGGCCGCGAGCTCGACGGGCTGAGCGACCACGACCTCGTCGAGGTCGCCCGGCGCACGTCGGTGTACGCGCGGGTCGCGCCCGAGCACAAGCTCAAGATCGTCGACGCACTGCAGGCCGACGGCCGGATCGTGGCGATGACCGGCGACGGCGTGAACGACGCCCCGGCGCTGAAGTCGGCCGACATCGGCATCGCGATGGGCATCACCGGCACGGAGGTGACGAAGGAGGCCGCCAAGATGGTGCTGGCCGACGACGACTTCGCCACGATCGTCAAGGCGGTGCACGAGGGCCGGGTGATCTTCGACAACATCCGCAAGTTCCTGCGCTACCTGCTGTGCTCGAACATGGGCGAGGTCCTGACCATGTTCTTCGGCGTGGTGCTGATGGGCGTCATCGGCCTCTCGGACGCCGCCGGCGAGGGGATCGTCGTGCCGGTGCTGGCGGTGCAGATCCTCTGGATCAACCTCGTCACCGACACCGCGCCCGCGCTGGCGATGGGCGTGGACCCCGAGATCGACGACGTCATGGCCCGCCCGCCGCGCGGCGCCCGCGACCGGGTGATCGACGGTCGGATGTGGACGGCGATCGTCTCGACCGGCCTGACGATGGCCGTGATCACCCTGCTCACCATGGACCTGTGGCTGCCCGGCGGGATCATCCCCGGCGGCGACGACTCGCTCGAGGTCGCCCGCACGGCCGCGTTCAACGCGCTCGTGCTGGGCAACCTGTTCGCCGCGTTCAACGCGCGCTCGGCCACCTCGAGCGCGTTCCGCGGCATCTTCGCGAACCGCCGGCTGTGGCTGGCCGTGCTGCTCGGGGTGGCGCTGCAGATCGCCGTGGTCCACGTGCCGTTCCTGCAGGTGGCCTTCGGCACCGCGCCGCTGGACCTGTGGCACTGGCTCGTGGGCGTCGCGCTCGCGTCGTGCGTGCTGTGGGTCGAGGAGATCCGCAAGGCCGTCATCCGGGCCCGCCTGCGCGCCCGGGGCGAGGCGGTCGTCTGA
- a CDS encoding 2-phosphosulfolactate phosphatase, with the protein MGAFDQGRYQVRLDWGLAGLERLAPADVYVIVDVLRFSSSVAAAVTDGGTVSVDAARSSSINGAPLAAAAAALPHAPLVLAGSLRNASAVARAIKAEQERRSARTSVAIVPAGERGAGDAVRFAVEDQLGAGAIVDALVPLGIDHSSPEAVVAAESFAGLRRAVKHLLTASASGLELAEVGRVDEVRAAAAIDDLDAVPVLRDGVFTAL; encoded by the coding sequence GTGGGTGCATTCGACCAGGGCAGGTATCAGGTTCGGCTCGACTGGGGCCTCGCGGGGCTCGAGCGGCTGGCCCCGGCCGACGTGTACGTGATCGTCGACGTGCTGCGGTTCAGCTCGTCCGTCGCCGCGGCGGTGACGGACGGCGGCACGGTGTCGGTGGACGCGGCCCGCTCCTCGTCGATCAACGGCGCCCCGCTCGCGGCCGCCGCCGCGGCGCTGCCGCACGCGCCCCTCGTGCTGGCCGGCTCGCTGCGCAACGCATCGGCCGTGGCGCGCGCGATCAAGGCCGAGCAGGAGCGCCGATCGGCCCGCACGAGCGTGGCGATCGTCCCGGCGGGCGAGCGCGGCGCCGGCGACGCGGTGCGCTTCGCGGTGGAGGATCAGCTGGGCGCCGGCGCCATCGTCGACGCGCTCGTGCCGCTCGGCATCGACCACTCCTCGCCCGAGGCCGTGGTCGCGGCCGAGTCGTTCGCGGGGCTGCGGCGGGCCGTGAAGCACCTGCTCACCGCGAGCGCGTCGGGCCTGGAGCTGGCCGAGGTCGGCCGCGTCGACGAGGTGCGGGCGGCCGCCGCGATCGACGACCTCGATGCCGTGCCCGTGCTGCGCGACGGGGTGTTCACCGCGCTCTGA
- a CDS encoding SprT-like domain-containing protein — MSDLDRVRVWADALIRLHLDPSWTFAFDNAKRRAGLCDFSRKRISLSRYLAARYDDDTNHQTLLHEVAHALAGPAAGHGREWKRIARGLGYVGGTTHHGETANELAPWVGVCPAGHTAYRHRRPTRPSSCVKCAPQFDRRHLFTWTRREITAAARRAALAPRA, encoded by the coding sequence GTGTCGGACCTGGATCGCGTGAGGGTGTGGGCGGATGCCCTCATCCGCCTGCATCTGGATCCGTCGTGGACGTTCGCGTTCGACAACGCCAAGCGCCGCGCCGGCCTGTGCGACTTCTCGCGCAAGCGGATCTCGCTCTCGCGCTACCTGGCGGCCCGCTACGACGACGACACCAACCACCAGACCCTGCTGCACGAGGTCGCCCACGCGCTCGCCGGGCCCGCCGCCGGTCACGGCCGCGAGTGGAAGCGGATCGCGCGCGGCCTCGGCTACGTCGGCGGCACCACCCACCACGGCGAGACCGCCAACGAGCTGGCGCCGTGGGTGGGGGTGTGCCCGGCCGGCCACACGGCCTACCGGCATCGCCGCCCGACGCGCCCCTCGTCGTGCGTGAAGTGCGCGCCGCAGTTCGATCGGCGCCACCTGTTCACGTGGACGCGCCGCGAGATCACCGCGGCCGCCCGCCGCGCGGCCCTCGCGCCCCGGGCCTGA
- a CDS encoding spermidine synthase has protein sequence MGRKRQTEGETPSARLSDGRIARILPSDYVSGFEVDVDGTPQSHVDPDDPTHLHFEYVARMGAVIDQLPAGPLTAVHLGAGGLTIPRYIEATRPGSRQQVIELEQPLVDLVREALPLPRGAAIRVRIGDAREGLARLPQAMWGAADLLVSDVYSGAQTPAHLTTIEFYREAAALLRPEGVLLVNVADGAGLAFARRQAATIREVLPEIAVLAEVQVLKGRRFGNLVMAASARPLPVEWLPRLMAAGPHPAKVAHGDEINRFVADARPAIDGDATDSPRPSWSLFDR, from the coding sequence GTGGGCAGGAAGCGGCAGACCGAGGGCGAGACCCCCAGCGCGCGGCTGAGCGATGGGCGGATCGCGCGGATCCTGCCGAGCGACTACGTCTCGGGCTTCGAGGTCGACGTCGACGGCACACCGCAGTCGCACGTGGACCCGGACGATCCCACGCACCTGCACTTCGAGTACGTGGCGCGCATGGGCGCGGTGATCGACCAGCTGCCGGCGGGCCCGCTCACGGCGGTGCACCTGGGCGCGGGCGGGCTGACGATCCCGCGATACATCGAGGCCACGCGGCCGGGATCGCGGCAGCAGGTGATCGAGCTCGAGCAGCCGCTCGTCGACCTCGTGCGCGAGGCGCTCCCGCTGCCGCGGGGCGCCGCGATCCGCGTGCGGATCGGCGATGCGCGCGAGGGTCTCGCGCGACTGCCGCAGGCGATGTGGGGCGCCGCCGATCTGCTGGTCTCGGACGTGTACTCCGGCGCGCAGACCCCGGCGCACCTGACGACCATCGAGTTCTACCGCGAGGCGGCCGCGCTGCTGCGGCCGGAGGGCGTGCTGCTCGTGAACGTCGCCGACGGCGCCGGGCTGGCGTTCGCGCGGCGGCAGGCGGCGACGATCCGCGAGGTGCTACCGGAGATCGCCGTGCTCGCCGAGGTACAGGTGCTCAAGGGGCGCCGGTTCGGGAACCTCGTCATGGCGGCATCGGCGCGCCCCCTGCCGGTCGAGTGGCTGCCGCGGCTCATGGCGGCGGGGCCCCACCCCGCGAAGGTCGCGCACGGCGACGAGATCAATCGCTTCGTCGCCGACGCGCGTCCCGCGATCGACGGCGATGCGACCGACTCGCCGCGCCCGTCGTGGTCGCTGTTCGACCGCTGA
- a CDS encoding benzoate/H(+) symporter BenE family transporter, which translates to MERGRIALAGVTTALVGFASSSAVVLAGLQGVGATPTQAASGLVALCLTQALGMLWLAQRTRMPIVLAWSTPGAALLAAGSVPAGGWAAAIGAFVVAGVLIVLTGLWPGLARAVAAIPAPIAQAMLAGVLVGLCLAPVRGLIETPWAVLPIVVVWLVLMRVRPAWAAPAAFAAGLIVLGVLAAQRGIDGPLLPVLDLVVPTFEWSALIGIALPLYIVTMASQNVPGVAVLASYGYTAPWRESMIVTGVGTIVGAPFGGHAINLAAITAALSAAPDAHPDPHQRWRAVRVSALLYLAIAALATAITTLVGVAPAVLAAVAGLALLPTLASSLIGAVRDEADRIPAVVTFLVAASGLSAWGIGAAFWALLAGLAVHAALRIGRRG; encoded by the coding sequence ATGGAACGAGGACGGATCGCCCTGGCGGGCGTCACCACCGCGCTGGTCGGGTTCGCCAGCTCATCCGCCGTCGTGCTCGCGGGCCTGCAGGGGGTGGGCGCCACGCCGACGCAGGCCGCGTCCGGGCTGGTGGCCCTGTGCCTGACGCAGGCGCTCGGCATGCTCTGGCTCGCGCAGCGCACGCGGATGCCGATCGTGCTCGCGTGGTCCACGCCGGGCGCGGCGCTGCTCGCGGCCGGATCGGTGCCCGCCGGCGGCTGGGCGGCGGCGATCGGCGCGTTCGTCGTCGCGGGTGTGCTGATCGTGCTCACCGGGCTCTGGCCGGGCCTCGCGCGGGCGGTCGCGGCGATCCCGGCCCCGATCGCGCAGGCGATGCTCGCCGGCGTGCTGGTCGGGCTGTGCCTCGCGCCCGTGCGCGGCCTCATCGAGACCCCGTGGGCGGTGCTGCCGATCGTCGTCGTGTGGCTCGTGCTGATGCGCGTGCGCCCGGCGTGGGCGGCGCCGGCGGCCTTCGCGGCGGGGCTGATCGTGCTCGGCGTGCTCGCCGCACAGCGCGGGATCGACGGGCCGCTGCTCCCGGTGCTCGACCTCGTCGTCCCCACGTTCGAGTGGTCCGCCCTGATCGGGATCGCCCTGCCGCTGTACATCGTGACGATGGCGTCGCAGAACGTGCCGGGCGTGGCCGTGCTGGCGTCCTACGGCTACACCGCGCCGTGGCGCGAGTCGATGATCGTCACCGGCGTCGGCACGATCGTGGGCGCGCCGTTCGGCGGCCACGCGATCAACCTCGCCGCGATCACCGCCGCGCTCTCGGCCGCGCCCGACGCGCACCCGGATCCGCATCAGCGGTGGCGCGCCGTGCGGGTCTCGGCGCTGCTGTACCTCGCGATCGCCGCGCTCGCCACGGCGATCACCACGCTGGTGGGCGTCGCCCCGGCCGTGCTGGCCGCCGTCGCGGGCCTGGCCCTGCTGCCGACGCTGGCGTCGTCGCTGATCGGCGCCGTGCGCGACGAGGCCGATCGGATCCCCGCCGTCGTGACCTTCCTCGTCGCGGCCAGCGGCCTGAGCGCGTGGGGCATCGGCGCGGCCTTCTGGGCGCTCCTCGCGGGCCTCGCGGTGCACGCCGCGCTGCGGATCGGCCGGCGGGGTTGA
- a CDS encoding putative quinol monooxygenase — MTFANIGTLGALPGRRDELIAHLTRPWTEVPEGCLLYEVGASDDAPDTVFVAELWTSAEAHAASLQLPSVRASIEAARPLLSGEFGGYRFDVVGSPLRS, encoded by the coding sequence ATGACCTTCGCGAACATCGGAACCCTCGGCGCGCTCCCCGGCCGCCGCGACGAGCTCATCGCGCACCTCACCCGACCCTGGACGGAGGTGCCCGAGGGGTGCCTGCTGTACGAGGTCGGCGCATCCGACGACGCGCCCGACACGGTGTTCGTCGCCGAGCTGTGGACCTCGGCCGAGGCGCACGCCGCCTCCCTGCAGCTGCCGTCGGTGCGCGCTTCGATCGAGGCGGCCCGGCCGCTCCTCAGCGGCGAGTTCGGCGGCTACCGCTTCGACGTCGTGGGCTCGCCCCTGCGGTCGTGA
- a CDS encoding GNAT family N-acetyltransferase translates to MEHALIRPAVPDDAEAIGRIHVAVWQHAYAGLLPQQALDELDPVARGAWWRKGLITGAASAWVAVRGGEIVGFAGAGPAVGEPEITQLYTLYVLPEHHGTGVAGPLTAAAIGDGPALLNVLDGNARAIRFYEKIGFRFDGHTSTERLFGIEVVEHRMIRD, encoded by the coding sequence ATGGAGCACGCGCTGATCCGCCCCGCCGTGCCCGACGACGCGGAGGCGATCGGCCGGATCCACGTCGCGGTCTGGCAGCACGCCTACGCCGGGCTGCTGCCGCAGCAGGCGCTCGACGAGCTCGACCCCGTGGCGCGCGGCGCGTGGTGGCGGAAGGGGCTGATCACCGGTGCGGCGAGCGCCTGGGTCGCGGTGCGCGGTGGCGAGATCGTCGGATTCGCCGGTGCGGGCCCCGCGGTCGGCGAACCGGAGATCACGCAGCTCTACACGCTCTACGTCCTGCCCGAGCATCACGGCACGGGCGTCGCCGGCCCGCTCACGGCGGCGGCGATCGGCGACGGACCGGCACTGCTCAACGTGCTCGACGGCAACGCGCGCGCCATCCGGTTCTACGAGAAGATCGGCTTCCGCTTCGACGGGCACACCAGCACCGAGCGGCTGTTCGGGATCGAGGTCGTCGAGCACCGCATGATCCGCGACTGA
- a CDS encoding DUF6421 family protein yields MSMQSQVESVKAIIGEPEVVEDGARAIGVEREPAWLALKAAATELQGLQVKDGSVPEEHDRARALVAEVIAGIEALAPRFPHDREYLAAAVADLRRWSDEGLGVPDFHDSLVAFQPQRHRVDGLRHLVVFPMYTQNGSPDRHLEAVLVEVIWSEFIARLEADHYCNKLFVSLRLIDFTPGYDTNSAVLFPETVSVAEVPAFTWGAIFQDREAARYGRVVRAAAEITKLELPEDAERLLDDQALAERTFVMWDLIHDRTHMRGDLPFDPFMIKQRMPYFLYGLEELRCDLTAYRETLAIEERLQAAGELDEVDHETLDQARLVRYAVLFDRIFRFAITGSRVRNYDGLGGQLLFAWLHQRGALHWTDTSLSFDWDAVPGAVVALADEIDRLYWRSIDRPKTVHWLAAYDLVRSVLSPHPASVWARGLPDEVLAGPPKGYTDAVLDDEFPLSMFYEALDRKMRDVIASTSGIRAAY; encoded by the coding sequence ATGTCCATGCAGAGCCAAGTCGAGAGCGTCAAGGCCATCATCGGCGAACCCGAGGTCGTCGAGGACGGCGCCCGGGCGATCGGCGTGGAGCGGGAGCCGGCGTGGCTCGCGCTCAAGGCCGCCGCCACCGAGCTGCAGGGGCTGCAGGTCAAGGACGGTTCCGTGCCCGAGGAGCACGACCGCGCCCGCGCGCTCGTGGCCGAGGTGATCGCAGGGATCGAGGCGCTCGCGCCCCGCTTCCCGCACGACCGCGAGTACCTCGCCGCCGCGGTGGCCGACCTGCGCCGCTGGTCCGATGAGGGCCTGGGTGTGCCGGACTTCCACGACTCGCTCGTGGCGTTCCAGCCGCAGCGGCATCGCGTCGACGGGCTGCGCCACCTCGTGGTGTTCCCGATGTACACGCAGAACGGATCGCCCGACCGGCACCTCGAGGCCGTGCTCGTGGAGGTCATCTGGTCGGAGTTCATCGCGCGGCTGGAGGCCGATCACTACTGCAACAAGCTGTTCGTGAGCCTGCGGCTGATCGACTTCACCCCCGGCTACGACACCAACTCAGCGGTGCTGTTCCCCGAGACGGTGTCGGTGGCCGAGGTGCCGGCGTTCACGTGGGGCGCGATCTTCCAGGATCGCGAGGCCGCCCGCTACGGGCGCGTCGTGCGGGCCGCGGCCGAGATCACGAAGCTCGAGCTGCCCGAGGATGCCGAGCGGCTGCTCGACGACCAGGCGCTCGCCGAGCGCACGTTCGTGATGTGGGACCTGATCCACGATCGCACCCACATGCGCGGCGACCTGCCGTTCGATCCCTTCATGATCAAGCAGCGCATGCCGTACTTCCTCTACGGGCTCGAGGAGCTGCGCTGCGACCTCACCGCCTACCGCGAGACGCTCGCGATCGAGGAGCGGCTGCAGGCGGCCGGCGAGCTCGACGAGGTCGACCACGAGACGCTCGATCAGGCGCGGCTCGTGCGGTACGCCGTGCTGTTCGATCGGATCTTCCGGTTCGCGATCACCGGCTCGCGGGTGCGCAACTACGACGGGCTCGGCGGCCAGCTGCTGTTCGCGTGGCTGCACCAGCGCGGCGCGCTGCACTGGACCGACACGTCGCTGTCGTTCGACTGGGACGCCGTGCCGGGTGCCGTGGTGGCGCTGGCCGACGAGATCGATCGGCTGTACTGGCGATCGATCGACCGGCCCAAGACGGTGCACTGGCTCGCGGCATACGACCTCGTGCGCTCCGTGCTGTCGCCGCACCCGGCGTCGGTGTGGGCCCGCGGCCTGCCGGACGAGGTCCTCGCGGGCCCGCCGAAGGGCTACACGGACGCCGTGCTCGACGACGAGTTCCCGCTGTCGATGTTCTACGAGGCGCTCGACCGCAAGATGCGCGACGTGATCGCCTCAACCTCGGGGATCCGGGCGGCGTACTGA
- a CDS encoding ABC transporter permease — MTAVTVDAAPRGRSIAFLAERGMGASVLVAALSTAFGVVLLSTTGYLSALLRAVFGSDGETLALMIPVLSVIFVIIAMYVGAVVTANTFSTIVAGRTRRIALMRLIGASAHAQRAEVARQGLVVGVIGSLTGLVAGVVLSLAGVAVAGALLDVPPVEYAVLQPWLALPTIAVVLTTWAAAWAGYRRVLSVTPLQALGGSVERTSEQARGGRGRHVGAIALLVTGGALLGIGVMLGLLTPLAIVVSFVGGLISFTGLVIGATLVMPPALRLVGRAFGGSATARMAAENALRYPERSSRMAIGVVVGVTLVTMFAVAAESAKAVMIANSGGSMGADFAAMMDLFAGVMMGLVAVSAVIAAVGLVNLLTIGVVQRRTELGLLRALGLSNPQVRRMVLLEAAHITITAVAVGLVLGIGYGWAAAQSLLGSISTAAGAPAGALVPPAVPWLPMVVIVAATAILTLVASVGPTRLATRVAPVEALAAD, encoded by the coding sequence ATGACCGCCGTGACCGTCGATGCCGCGCCGCGCGGCCGGTCGATCGCGTTCCTCGCCGAGCGCGGCATGGGCGCGAGCGTGCTCGTGGCCGCGCTGTCGACCGCGTTCGGCGTCGTCCTGCTCTCGACCACCGGGTACCTCTCGGCGCTGCTGCGGGCCGTCTTCGGCAGCGACGGCGAGACCCTCGCCCTCATGATCCCCGTGCTCAGCGTGATCTTCGTCATCATCGCGATGTACGTGGGCGCGGTGGTCACGGCCAACACCTTCTCGACGATCGTCGCGGGCCGCACCCGCCGGATCGCCCTCATGCGGCTCATCGGCGCCTCCGCGCACGCGCAGCGGGCGGAGGTCGCGCGGCAGGGGCTCGTCGTCGGCGTCATCGGGTCGCTCACCGGCCTCGTCGCCGGCGTCGTGCTGTCGCTCGCCGGCGTCGCCGTGGCCGGCGCGCTGCTCGACGTGCCGCCGGTCGAGTACGCGGTGCTGCAGCCGTGGCTCGCGCTGCCGACGATCGCCGTCGTGCTCACCACCTGGGCCGCGGCGTGGGCCGGCTACCGCCGCGTGCTGTCGGTCACGCCGCTGCAGGCGCTGGGCGGCTCGGTCGAGCGCACCTCGGAGCAGGCGCGCGGCGGCAGGGGCCGCCACGTCGGCGCGATCGCGCTGCTCGTCACCGGCGGCGCGCTGCTGGGCATCGGCGTGATGCTCGGCCTCCTCACGCCGCTGGCCATCGTCGTCTCGTTCGTCGGCGGCCTGATCTCGTTCACCGGCCTCGTCATCGGCGCCACGCTCGTCATGCCGCCCGCGCTGCGGCTCGTGGGCCGGGCGTTCGGCGGCTCGGCCACCGCGCGCATGGCGGCCGAGAACGCGCTGCGCTACCCCGAGCGCTCGAGCCGCATGGCGATCGGCGTGGTCGTGGGCGTCACGCTCGTGACGATGTTCGCCGTCGCGGCCGAGTCGGCCAAGGCGGTCATGATCGCCAACTCCGGCGGATCCATGGGCGCGGACTTCGCGGCCATGATGGACCTGTTCGCCGGCGTGATGATGGGGCTCGTCGCCGTCTCGGCGGTGATCGCGGCCGTGGGCCTCGTGAACCTCCTCACGATCGGCGTGGTGCAGCGCCGCACGGAGCTCGGGCTGCTGCGCGCGCTGGGCCTGTCGAACCCGCAGGTGCGCCGCATGGTGCTGCTCGAGGCGGCGCACATCACGATCACGGCCGTCGCGGTCGGTCTCGTCCTCGGCATCGGCTACGGCTGGGCCGCGGCGCAGTCGCTGCTCGGATCGATCTCGACGGCAGCGGGCGCGCCGGCGGGTGCGCTCGTGCCGCCCGCGGTGCCGTGGCTGCCGATGGTGGTGATCGTGGCGGCCACCGCGATCCTCACGCTCGTCGCATCGGTCGGCCCGACGCGGCTGGCCACGCGCGTGGCCCCGGTCGAGGCCCTCGCGGCCGACTGA
- a CDS encoding ABC transporter ATP-binding protein: MEISTSDLGLAARVTHLSKTFGSGDGAVRALDDVSVGIRRGQFTAIMGPSGSGKSTLMHIMAGLDAPTGGRAWIGDQEITGLRDSELTVLRRRRVGFVFQSFNLVPTLDVRGNILLPFDLDGRRPTAAEQARIDGLIESLGLRGRLTHRPHELSGGQQQRVAIARALATAPDLVFADEPTGALDSRTSREVLALLATASREHGQSIAMVTHDPIAAAHADRVLFLGDGRIVADKPRQTAEQISAHMLAADGAPAAAAAAGVTA; encoded by the coding sequence ATGGAGATCAGCACCAGCGACCTGGGCCTTGCCGCCCGCGTGACACACCTGTCCAAGACCTTCGGCTCGGGCGACGGCGCGGTCCGCGCGCTCGACGACGTCAGCGTCGGCATCCGCCGCGGCCAGTTCACCGCGATCATGGGCCCGAGCGGATCGGGCAAGTCCACCCTCATGCACATCATGGCGGGCCTGGACGCCCCCACCGGCGGTCGCGCCTGGATCGGCGATCAGGAGATCACCGGCCTGCGCGACTCGGAGCTCACGGTCCTGCGCCGCCGGCGCGTCGGCTTCGTGTTCCAGTCGTTCAACCTCGTGCCCACGCTCGACGTGCGCGGCAACATCCTGCTGCCGTTCGACCTCGACGGGCGCCGCCCCACGGCGGCCGAGCAGGCGCGCATCGACGGCCTCATCGAGTCGCTCGGGCTGCGCGGCCGCCTCACCCATCGCCCGCACGAGCTCAGCGGCGGCCAGCAGCAGCGCGTCGCGATCGCCCGCGCCCTCGCCACCGCTCCCGACCTCGTCTTCGCCGACGAGCCGACCGGCGCGCTCGATTCGCGCACGAGCCGCGAGGTGCTCGCGCTGCTGGCCACCGCCAGCCGCGAGCACGGCCAGTCGATCGCGATGGTCACGCACGATCCGATCGCCGCCGCGCACGCCGATCGCGTGCTGTTCCTGGGCGACGGGCGGATCGTGGCCGACAAGCCGCGGCAGACGGCCGAGCAGATCTCCGCCCACATGCTGGCCGCCGATGGCGCACCCGCCGCTGCAGCCGCCGCCGGGGTGACGGCATGA